One window of Oryza brachyantha chromosome 12, ObraRS2, whole genome shotgun sequence genomic DNA carries:
- the LOC102718137 gene encoding chitinase CLP-like — protein MLVWSTCPSAATHSTVPCQSDTCGTVNQQQARRCRYVDGGWFWSGRQPGSRCASTAYPYNPVTSECSTGDLTNFHMSANATSNDTNLLYLEAFTAVDACTPQQLLASLHAGATGVAGFSQRPLSLPSQLAVQRMSAKIPLNHSICG, from the coding sequence ATGCTTGTCTGGTCGACGTGCCCGTCGGCGGCGACACACAGCACCGTGCCATGCCAGTCCGACACGTGTGGCACGGTCAACCAGCAGCAGGCGCGCCGCTGCCGATACGTCGACGGCGGCTGGTTCTGGTCCGGCCGTCAGCCGGGGTCGCGTTGCGCATCCACCGCGTACCCGTACAACCCGGTCACCAGCGAGTGCTCCACTGGCGACCTGACGAACTTCCACATGTCGGCCAACGCCACCAGCAACGACACCAACCTGCTGTATCTAGAAGCGTTCACCGCCGTCGACGCGTGCACGCCGCAGCAGCTTCTGGCGTCGCTccacgccggcgccaccggagTCGCCGGGTTCTCTCAGCGGCCGCTCTCGCTGCCGTCGCAGCTCGCCGTGCAGCGCATGTCAGCAAAAATCCCTCTCAATCACTCAATCTGTGGCTAA